The following are encoded in a window of Narcine bancroftii isolate sNarBan1 chromosome 2, sNarBan1.hap1, whole genome shotgun sequence genomic DNA:
- the LOC138755668 gene encoding uncharacterized protein — protein MVGDSPSPVWLHALVAATDECILGINMLAGMALNISQGGFEFGIRTITKKLVVGQAKWDPVMVPAPMKPVCIPQYRLPGGQEEITATIDALQEEGVVRPATSPFNSPVWPVQKPDGSWRMTVDYRFLNKHAPPLASAVPDIVTLIENIATGNSGTWYAVIDLANAFFSILIAEDSQDQFAFTWKGRQYTFTHLPVSPSLSIHHYIDDVASWSLWQKQEGRRVPLGFWSRTMPEAATRYSVFEQQFLACYWALLETERMTGDADVQLRPALPIMNWVLANDANLKIGRAQQSSIVKWKWYIQSHATRGPEGVGHVHEQVAYHPRSGTQLSEEGDGGSSQYDELKAVTLPLDPHDHPLRLFTDSWALANGLVVWMPDLQKNNWMIHDRPVWGKELWQLLWDASHHREITIYHVDAHTNMATNMAQHNAVADQLATISCADTVPLAQWAHEQSGHLGEKGSAMWSRTHALSVHQDDVRMNVRTCPECRLVKFHTVPPGPHGQIKRGAHSAAVWQIDYIGPMLDCMGKYYVLVMVDTFSGLVFTFPTKTADQASTIQGLNHLIYRYDVPEEIHSDNGSHFSGKAICDWANDNGILWVHHIPYYPQAAGLVEQMNGLLKEQIRLLTSLGTQKGWCHVLQQAVDNLNHRPLKEGSPFYTPGDLA, from the exons atggtgggtgatagcccttcccctgtctggttacatgccctggtggctgctactgacgagtgtatcctgggtattaatatgttggccggtatggcccttaatattagccaagggggatttgaatttggaattcgaactattacaaaaaaactagtagtgggtcaggctaagtgggatcctgtgatggtgccagcccccatgaaaccagtgtgcattccacaatatcgtctccctggggggcaggaagagattactgccaccatcgatgctctgcaagaagaaggggtagtgaggcccgcaacgtcgccctttaatagccctgtttggccagtccagaagccggacggctcctggagaatgacagttgattatcgatttttgaacaaacatgccccaccacttgcttcagcagttccggacattgtcacccttattgaaaacattgctactgggaactcaggaacatggtatgctgtcattgatctcgctaacgccttcttcagtattcttatagctgaggactcacaggatcagttcgcctttacctggaaggggcgccagtataccttcacccaccttccagtatcgccttccctctcaattcaccattatattgatgatgtggcctcctggagcctctggcagaaacaagagggtcgccgagtcccgctgggattctggtcacgtaccatgcccgaggctgccactcgttattctgtttttgaacaacagttcctagcctgttactgggccctgctagagactgaaagaatgacaggtgatgcagatgttcaattgcgacctgcacttcctataatgaattgggtcctggctaatgatgctaatctaaagatcgggcgggctcagcagtcttctattgttaaatggaagtggtatattcagagtcatgcgaccagagggcctgaaggggtgggccacgtacacgaacaggtggcttaccatcccaggtcaggaactcagttatcggaggagggggatggtggctccagtcagtatgatgagttgaaggcagtcactttaccactagatccccatgatcaccctcttcgcctgtttactgattcctgggctttggctaatggacttgtggtatggatgcctgatttgcaaaagaacaactggatgatacatgaccgcccagtatggggcaaagagttgtggcagctgttgtgggatgcttcccaccatcgtgagataaccatttatcacgttgatgcccataccaatatggcgactaacatggctcaacataatgcagtagcagatcagcttgccactatcagctgtgctgataccgtccccctggctcaatgggcacatgaacagagtggtcatttgggggagaagggatcagctatgtggtcccgtacacatgctttatccgtccatcaggatgatgtccgcatgaacgtacgtacatgcccagaatgtcggcttgtgaagttccataccgttccacctggtccgcatggccaaataaaacggggtgctcactcagctgcggtctggcaaattgattacataggccccatgctagactgtatgggtaaatattacgtcctagtaatggttgacaccttttcgggcctggtttttacttttcccaccaagacggccgaccaagctagcactatccaaggactaaaccatttgatttatcgttatgatgttccagaggagattcactctgataatggctcgcacttctccgggaaagcaatctgtgattgggcaaatgacaacggtattttatgggtccaccatattccttattacccgcaggctgccgggttagttgaacaaatgaacggcttactgaaggaacaaattcgtttgttaacatcactggggacccagaagggatggtgccatgtgctgcagcaggcagtcgacaatttgaatcatcgccctttaaaagaag gttctccattttacactcctggtgatctggcttaa